A region from the Aquipuribacter hungaricus genome encodes:
- the bla gene encoding class A beta-lactamase gives MAPAPVVVDLADLEDKHDARIGVYAVDTVTGRSVEHRADERFAYASTIKALAVGVLLDRTTPEQLYEPVPVTAADITAPYSPVTERRVGTTMTLDELAAAAAQESDNSAANMVIARLGGPAGLEQALRSLGDTVTEVDRLEPGLNEAVPGDPRDTSSPRAMATTLAALAVGDALDDADRAVLNDWLEGSTTGAALVRAAVPEGWTVGDKSGSGRYGTRNDIAVVRPPGGGPVVVAVMTSRAEEDAERSDALVAAAAARVLETLVG, from the coding sequence GTGGCCCCCGCCCCGGTCGTCGTCGACCTGGCCGACCTCGAGGACAAGCACGACGCCCGCATCGGCGTCTACGCGGTCGACACCGTCACCGGTCGCAGCGTCGAGCACCGCGCGGACGAGCGCTTCGCCTACGCCTCCACCATCAAGGCCCTCGCGGTCGGCGTGCTCCTCGACCGCACCACACCGGAGCAGCTGTACGAGCCGGTACCCGTCACGGCGGCCGACATCACCGCTCCCTACTCCCCCGTCACCGAGCGGCGAGTCGGCACGACGATGACCCTCGACGAGCTGGCCGCCGCGGCCGCGCAGGAGAGCGACAACTCCGCCGCCAACATGGTCATCGCTCGCCTGGGCGGGCCCGCAGGTCTGGAGCAGGCCCTGCGGTCGCTCGGCGACACCGTGACGGAGGTCGACCGCCTGGAGCCCGGCCTCAACGAGGCGGTGCCCGGGGACCCCCGTGACACGAGCAGCCCCCGCGCCATGGCGACCACGCTGGCGGCCCTCGCCGTGGGGGACGCCCTCGACGACGCGGACCGGGCTGTCCTGAACGACTGGCTCGAGGGCAGCACCACCGGCGCGGCTCTGGTGCGTGCGGCCGTCCCGGAGGGCTGGACCGTCGGTGACAAGTCCGGGTCGGGGCGGTACGGCACGCGCAACGACATCGCCGTGGTGCGCCCTCCCGGCGGCGGCCCAGTGGTGGTGGCCGTCATGACGAGCAGGGCCGAGGAGGACGCCGAGCGCAGCGACGCGCTCGTGGCCGCGGCCGCGGCGCGCGTGCTGGAGACCCTCGTCGGCTGA